One genomic region from Anopheles bellator chromosome 2, idAnoBellAS_SP24_06.2, whole genome shotgun sequence encodes:
- the LOC131210130 gene encoding uncharacterized protein LOC131210130, whose amino-acid sequence METRLILKPVKMDGLAMKQKQCTPFIKVILRQQHSDPLRMIIENTGAKQIVPKPDDPSVLFVRYPDSSLAEIAKKQLLGLPQVKAATYMRNWYSYSHDEPANNICGSVGPASPQRQPPQPASFANVRPLLETSPTFLRCVYCSAYPVLFQCGCCGAFYCNIQCQKRHYQTHKHSCLMPPLVVMPNYDSIDLLEKIQPKIGLPHLSVNTQQPTSGTKPKGLINAKATPSPQPINGAPSGRVIKGEARTQKADEPPKTKLQRAGFPAVGATVKISYVGKNELYIYDARPGPNGAPNSYEKLIQRCVKAGRKKGQPVVNPPALNDILLAPFGGEYYRAVINSVEGNYADVFFIDFGNSEKLEWSQFREILEPDLKSADRTAHEVWIVNVSKFTERIRQKLNELKAEEFGLSKVIDMSNTSVKLVDLRHPKESYYLGDKLRQLLEKNEEICKSPQMKNIVVAPAPETYVPVLDDEVIESAIPAEDGVELIIIDASFLNQDSMNQIAVVIKANQEKYGELMTEICCYGESDANEYDPKQCGELCLVRYGSIWTRAMLTDIQRGFSEYVLLDLGFLCSVPSKNVRRFPPKLSRTLYVTDCIVDNPETLFTLAKVSAPENLRNKLIKVNVKPEQRDSNASQHVIVISVADTFSS is encoded by the exons ATGGAAACGCGGCTCATTCTGAAGCCGGTTAAAATGGACGGATTAGCGATGAAGCAGAAGCAGTGTACTCCGTTTATAAAAGTTATTCTACGACAACAGCATTCTGATCCGCTTCGTATGATTATTGAAAATACGGGAGCAAAGCAGATAGTGCCGAAACCGGACGATCCATCGGTGCTTTTCGTTAGATATCCAGATTCTAG CTTAGCTGAAATCGCCAAAAAACAGCTGCTTGGTCTCCCACAAGTGAAGGCAGCAACTTACATGCGTAATTGGTACTCTTATTCG cATGATGAACCAGCGAACAACATATGCGGCAGCGTTGGCCCTGCTTCGCCACAGAGGCAACCGCCACAGCCAGCAAGCTTTGCGAATGTTAGACCACTGCTCGAAACGTCGCCTACTTTCCTGCGCTGTGTGTATTGCTCAGCATACCCAGTTTTGTTTCAATGCGGTTGTTGTGGTGCGTTTTACTGTAACATCCAGTGCCAGAAGCGACACTATCAGACGCACAAACATTCGTGCCTTATGCC GCCCCTTGTTGTTATGCCCAATTATGATTCAATTGACCTACTGGAAAAGATACAACCAAAGATCGGTCTTCCCCATCTTTCGGTTAACACCCAACAACCGACATCGGGCACCAAGCCAAAAGGCCTGATAAATGCAAAAGCAACTCCATCGCCACAGCCAATAAATGGTGCACCATCGGGGCGGGTAATCAAAGGGGAGGCCCGCACCCAGAAAGCTGACGAACCGCCAAAGACCAAGCTACAGCGGGCCGGTTTCCCTGCAGTGGGGGCCACAGTGAAAATATCGTACGTTGGGAAAAATGAGCTCTACATATATGATGCCCGTCCTGGGCCGAACGGTGCACCCAATTCGTATGAAAAACTAATTCAGCGCTGTGTAAAGGCGGGTCGAAAGAAAGGGCAACCTGTGGTGAATCCTCCCGCACTTAATGACATTTTGCTtgcaccgttcggtggcgaaTATTACCGCGCCGTGATCAATTCAGTAGAAGGGAACTATGCGGACGTTTTCTTTATCGATTTCGGTAATTCCGAGAAGCTCGAGTGGTCCCAGTTTAGAGAGATTCTTGAACCGGACCTCAAATCCGCTGATCGTACAGCGCACGAAGTGTGGATCGTAAATGTTTCCAAGTTCACGGAGCGCATCCGGCAGAAGCTTAACGAACTGAAGGCTGAAGAATTTGGACTGTCCAAGGTAATCGATATGTCGAACACAAGCGTTAAACTGGTGGATCTGCGTCACCCGAAGGAATCATATTACCTTGGCGACAAATTGCGTCAACTGCTCGAGAAGAACGAGGAGATATGCAAATCACCGCAGATGAAAAACATAGTGGTGGCGCCTGCTCCAGAAACTTACGTTCCAGTGTTGGACGACGAA GTAATTGAATCAGCGATTCCAGCAGAAGATGGCGTTGAGTTGATCATAATAGACGCGTCCTTTTTGAACCAGGATTCAATGAATCAAATTGCGGTGGTCATTAAAGCGAACCAGGAAAAGTATGGTGAGCTTATGACGGAAATTTGCTGCTACGGAGAGTCGGATGCGAATGAGTACGATCCTAAGCAATGTGGTGAGCTGTGTTTGGTCCGTTATGGCAGCATATGGACTCGGGCAATGCTTACTGATATCCAGAGAGGTTTCAGCGAATATGTGCTGCTCGATTTGGGCTTTTTATGCAGTGTGCCTTCGAAGAACGTGCGTCGATTTCCTCCGAAACTATCGCGTACATTGTACGTCACTGATTGCATTGTCGACA ATCCCGAAACGCTGTTCACACTCGCGAAAGTGTCGGCTCCTGAGAATCTGCGCAACAAACTGATTAAGGTCAACGTAAAGCCGGAACAGCGGGACAGTAACGCTTCACAGCACGTGATTGTCATTTCCGTCGCTGACACCTTCTCATCATAA